The Apostichopus japonicus isolate 1M-3 chromosome 20, ASM3797524v1, whole genome shotgun sequence nucleotide sequence ATTTCCCCTGTGGGTTatataacaaaagagaaatctgtAAGCAATGATGATTATTTatgcatctttgcgtgattgaatactaatccatctttgcgtgattgattattaatccatctttCTGCTTAGACGTAGAAGGACAGCGTAGTAAAATCAGAGGATTCCGTGAAGACACTGGTAGCAGAGATCAAGATGCTAGGTCAAAGGGTCGTCAATCTCATAAAGCCGtacagaaggaggaagagccaggtacattttcaagtttcttccttttgggTTTGTTACGTTGAGAGTacaagatggatatgatgctCGCATTGTATAAATTATTGGTAGCAGTATGCTGGAGACAATGGGTTGTAGGACTATTGTTTGTGAGCTGGTCACACATATGGTCATGTGCGAAGAAAGTTCGAATGTTtttcaaaactaaccaatgagtCTGTCTTGCGTTCAAAGATTTACTTTACTGCTAAATAAACCCGAGCACGTGCAGCAGGAGTGTCAAGCATAAACTAGGGAAGTTTAAATTCGGTTAAAATGTTCTATTTATGGTAGTTCTCAAGCGAAGATGTTACCTAACTTAAATGGAATTGATAccaagtttttgtattgaatgagtgcagttgttaaattttatgCTCccgccaaccccaccccacccccggaaagaagtatccctaaccgtgatgaaatatcacttagtaatattcagtcttaCCGAAGGGGATGGAGTACaacagagttgaggagagtggaattttctgaacgttaaagaatacatcaagtttatttccTTGTCCTCAGATTCAGTGTAAAGTACATCTggtgaatattgtaaggataacaAGCTCTTTCCCTTTTTCCTAGAACTGAATAAGTATTAACGCAAAGCAAATTGCTCTTTTTACCCATCATGAAAGTAGCTGTCCAGTTACTAGtgtattggaaacaatattatacctgCCATTAGTTTTGCCATATGTAACTgtgcatgatttttttttgggggggtggggttcccttaaattgtatgtgcattgtgtcacgtttgttttgacaaataaggctttgctctgtgcagtgataatttttttcctataatcccagagatataaatataaatatatttggagCAAAATCTTGAAAAGGGTGTAACAATATTAACGTTGGGTCGGGTCAGATCTTTGCAGAAACCCTACACATGAAGAGACTAGGAGATAACTGGTTggggaggatgggagggggggggtgggtcttGGTGGAATATTTAGGgacattgcagttattgtgtgttgttctccatctcaattaaagacctgtaatttatttgtaaataaacaccCAGTTTATTTTTCACAGTGGGTAGGTGACAAGGACCCCAAGAGTGGTGATGCAGTCGCTATCACCGATCCACAACAGTTTGCAAGACGGACAAGATCATACGGAGTACAAGAAGAAGGTTAAACTGTATGTTGATGAcgttatacactgttatttctaattgattgttttatttttgttgtttgtcaccactttctccttcctctcacttctttcccattttttcgcctTTCCCCTAATTCTGTCTTCCGAGGAGTGAATGATGTATCTGGTATGTTatagaaaaagtggtaaaaaaaagaagataatgtaaaagtgtatcaGTGGGTGCAGTGGCCCTGGATTCGTTGAAGCGGACTCCCCACATAGGTAGGGTTCTCCCCTTGAAGGGAGCGGACTCCTCATTTAGGGAGCCATTTCCACATGTAGGGAGGGTTCACCCAAGAAAGTTTTTTAAGTTGTGCTATTTattacttttgtatttttatgtcaGGTTGAAGCGGGGTGGGTGTATATTACCATTCCATCCCGCCCCCAaccccttcccacccaggaTCATTTTACACACAGCAGACCCTTAGCAAGCCTCAAAAAGTGTGCTGTGAGAACTTTAAAAACACTTAAATTTTTCATTCTTAAATCTCTCCTCCTTAGTATCACTATTCAATGTCCTcttagtgttatgttatgtgtctTCTTAGTGCTTTGTTATGTGTTCTGTTATTCTGACATCTTTGATAGATGTCCCTAAGAGTGTCTGCCGGTGAAGTTTTCGTAATCATATTAGCCAGAAATGAATAAGTGATGAGGTCACACCTGCTTCCAACAGAACGAGGCATTTAGCTCTCACGCCACACGCTCCTTGCAGCTGGTGCCAGGACGGCAGTGGCAAAAGGCATGAATTTTTAATGCCCCATCCTTGATGGCAGAGAGACTATAAATAGAAGTGCTATAATGTTACCAACAAGGATGTTGTctactctttgaatttcagataaGGCAAGAGCGTTTTTGGGATAAGACGCACCCTGGACCCATCTCTGAAGTTCTGGCAGGTATAACTTATGGAGATGCTCGCAGGACACAGGTGTGTTGGAATTATCCTTGTCTCTGGCCCCTTCTACCTTCCattcttctccccacccccatacCTACTAGGTTCAGTAGTACGTCAGCTTATAAGGTTTTTTATTTCATGGACAAGACCGTAATAAGTTGGTGTAGGGTAACATAGCAGTTGTacgggtatgctactgtagacaaGGACAGAATAAAGCACCCACGCTACCTGTTGTGTTCTAACACGTCTCATACCAGCAAAACAGTGTCCTGTTTCATTTAAGCTATAACACTGGTACGAGAGTAAACCACCTGTATCAGCCCGACGACCCTATAAAGTGTATTGTTTCACATAGCAGAGAAAACCGTGGAAAAGTTAACAGAAAAAAATCCAGCCAACTGAAAATTCTTGGAATGATAgttatattgtaaacattgatcaagatCTAATTATATGGTAAAGTTTGATCAAGGTATCAGTTAACTTTAGAATAGaaagtcatctttttttttttcgtctgtagttaggtaatagcttggctggcctatcccccaatcccaacaattttttttatgttatttgattaagCATTTTCTTGACCGCACCTACCAATGGGCTGCCAAAAACTTAAGTATCCTTgcttagaaaaattgtaaaatcttcatcattaatccaagacaagcactaagtaatagaaagagagaaattaaagggagggggggtggcaaTTTTTGTTTGGTGTTTGCCTGGTGTGACAGTCGTAAAGATACCGTTCATGTGTACTTATTAAAGTGTGGTGAAATTTAAGAATGGTCTCGACATCCCTGCCGTTAGGTTCTatgtaggtaatattagtgaaTGTACCACAAGAAAGTACATGTGCTAAGGGGAAAAGTTGAGATATTAGccactccccctcctcccccccccccactccacccagTAAACTGTGTGGGTAAATTGACACTGAAGCTAGTACTTGAACATGCCACTGGAGTTGCACTTCTtgttaaaatcaataggttgaacaaacttccattgataagatcgaattaattgatcaatctcaacttTCTAAAGCCAGCTTACTTGGAAAAAAATATCTTCAGTTatggcttgttttgatattcttcattaatgattacacaaagtgattggttttaagtgtagaaatcatGTCACCTTTTACGTGAGTTGCCATAAATCAatgctttgctttacttttgttggtGAACTCGGTTTGATCAGTGCTGTTCTACCCAACCTTTACCCCCCACCCACCTTGCCCCACCCCCAAATTGCAGTTGTTTTGGGATTGGTTTGACTAAACTTAACTTTGAAAGACTTGCCTgtactttttgttttcttttcaattgagtgttttgttttgaaattatttttgaagtgatattgttttcgtaagcttcactttcaccctcattttgcatgaaaaaatgtttttatggtaatatgtgtatctttgctgaacatcagaaagatcaaaaaatacaagaatataaattcataatgaaactatagtttagagaattaatacccaggagattctcaaagaatattattttagatttgccagattttctgaaaacatcGGTTCTGATCCTGCCAGACTGTATGTtcagttaaagtagcattcagctTGAAAAAATCTCAATT carries:
- the LOC139961022 gene encoding uncharacterized protein isoform X4; its protein translation is MQSLSPIHNSLQDGQDHTEYKKKIRQERFWDKTHPGPISEVLAGITYGDARRTQPIDTSPQVYAKSKELIQREYQDEAVL